The nucleotide sequence CCAATCCAGCAACTCGGGAATGTCGCAGCTCAGTGCCTGCGACTCTTTCGCTAAAATTAACAGTGTCGCCGCATCGCGCCCCGCAGCAGCAGTCTGAATTCGCAAACACTCGCACAGATAGAGACGATGTGTTTCGAATTCAAAAGTGGTGCGATCCGCCTGACTCGCATAATAAGTTTGCATGTTCTTGCACCGAATTCCTTTACCCCCATATTAAGTTGCGATCCCCTGACATTTAGACAGGTGTCGCGATTATTAACACAACGATCGCTCTCCATCAAGGTTAATTTCATCCGCTTCTGCTGCTGCACTCGGCAAATCGGCGAGTTACGCTAGCGATCGCCCCTTTTCAGCCCACTCGATCCCCCTCGGAGCCGTTGCCATGTCCCTCCTCAACCGCCTGCACGCCCTCAGCAGCTTTGGCTTTGACGAAGACAGCAAAGATGGCAAGCCCAAACCCAAACCTTTTGCCCGACCGGGTTCCAGCCCCCACTACACCCCCGATCGCCCCGGTCGGGTGGAACACATTCGCCTCGATTTAGATATCCGGCTCGATGCGCGCGAAATCGAAGGCACCTGCAGCATTCAGCTCAACCCGATTCGGGACGGGATTCGTTCCCTCAAGCTGGATGCGGTCGATCTCGAAATTCAATCTGTCCGCTGCCATCACGCCGATCTGAGCTTCAGCTACGACGGCAAGGAACTGGAGATTCAGTTAGCGGAGCCTACCCGTAGGGGCGAACGGCTAGAACTGGCGATCGCCTACGCCGCCCGCCAACCCCAACGGGGCATCTACTTCATTCATCCCAGTGAGGACTATCCCGATAAGCCGGTGCAGGTGTGGACCCAAGGGGAGGATGAAGACTCGCGCTATTGGTTCCCCTGCTTCGACTATCCGGGCCAATTGGCGACCACCGAAATTCTCGCCACTGTGCCCGACCCCTATATGGCAGTCAGCAACGGGGAGTTGGTGGCGGTGACTGAATCGGGGGCGGAGAAAAAGACTTATCACTGGAGTCAGGCGGAGGTTCATCCCTCCTATCTGGTGGCTTTGGCGATCGGCGATTTTGCCGAACTGCAGGACGAGTGGAAGGGCAAGCCCATTACCTACTACGTCGAGAAGGGTCGCGAAGAGCAAGCCCGCATCACGATGGGCAAAACCCCCGAGATGGTGGAGTTTTTCTCGACCGCGTTCGGCTATCCCTATGCCTATCCCAAATACGCTCAGGTGTGTGTGGATGATTTCATTTTTGGCGGCATGGAAAATACCTCTGTGACACTGCTGACCGATCGCTGTTTGTTGGACGAGCGGGCGGCGATCGACAATACCCGCGCCGAAACGCTAGTGGCCCACGAACTCGCCCACCAGTGGTTTGGCGATCTGATTGTGATTAAGCATTGGTCTCATGCCTGGATTAAGGAGGGCATGGCCACCTATTCTGAAACGCTGTGGTTGAACCATGCTTACGATAAAGAGCGGGCAGATTACAACCGCTACGGCGACCAAAAGAGCTATTTGAGCGAAGATTCCAGTCGCTATCGCCGTCCGATGGTGACGAATGTATATAAGGAGGCGATCGAACTCTACGATCGCCACATCTACGAGAAAGGCGCTTGCGTCTACCACATGCTGCGCCATCGCCTCGGTGACGATCTGTTCAGTCAATCGATTCAATCTCTCATCACCGACCATGCCCACAGCACGGTCGATACTGCCGATCTCGTGCGGGCGGTGGATAAGGCCACTGGGATTAACATCCAACCCCTGCTGGATCTGTATGTCTTTCGAGGGGGCCATCCCGATTACAAGGTCGGCTATAGCTGGGATGACGATGCCAAGTTGGCCAAGGTCACGGTTACTCAAACCCAAGATAAAGAGTCTCTTTTCGATCTCAAAATTCCGATCGCCTTTGGCTACGACGACGGCAAGACCCTGAAGGATTTCACGGTCAAAGTCTGCGAAGCCGAACAGAGCTTTTTCTTCCCCCTGCCCGAGAAACCGCAATTTATCAGCTTCGATCGCGGCAATCACCACCTCAAAACGGTCGAACTCACCTACGCTCTGCCGGAGTTGAAGGCTCAGTTGCTGTA is from Synechococcus sp. PCC 7336 and encodes:
- a CDS encoding M1 family metallopeptidase encodes the protein MSLLNRLHALSSFGFDEDSKDGKPKPKPFARPGSSPHYTPDRPGRVEHIRLDLDIRLDAREIEGTCSIQLNPIRDGIRSLKLDAVDLEIQSVRCHHADLSFSYDGKELEIQLAEPTRRGERLELAIAYAARQPQRGIYFIHPSEDYPDKPVQVWTQGEDEDSRYWFPCFDYPGQLATTEILATVPDPYMAVSNGELVAVTESGAEKKTYHWSQAEVHPSYLVALAIGDFAELQDEWKGKPITYYVEKGREEQARITMGKTPEMVEFFSTAFGYPYAYPKYAQVCVDDFIFGGMENTSVTLLTDRCLLDERAAIDNTRAETLVAHELAHQWFGDLIVIKHWSHAWIKEGMATYSETLWLNHAYDKERADYNRYGDQKSYLSEDSSRYRRPMVTNVYKEAIELYDRHIYEKGACVYHMLRHRLGDDLFSQSIQSLITDHAHSTVDTADLVRAVDKATGINIQPLLDLYVFRGGHPDYKVGYSWDDDAKLAKVTVTQTQDKESLFDLKIPIAFGYDDGKTLKDFTVKVCEAEQSFFFPLPEKPQFISFDRGNHHLKTVELTYALPELKAQLLYASDVMARIYAAKAIAKKGNLEALKALQESLKAEAFWGVRVEVCEALADISLDQVFDVLASALEDGDAHVRRAAIAGLTKFKTRKTFDLLLQRLKDGDESYYFEGAVARAIGVIAGKTVDSDVREEEAIAALKSVLEEKAGWNEVVRSGAIGGLSQMKESAAALDLLLKYTESGVSQPLRLASIRALGSYASEKENSKVLERLRELSRETFFLTEVATVNALGQLNTTKAIPVLQSLESSDGRVERMVGEAIEKVQKNAGSDSAVKELRDELEQLKKTNRDLVSRLEKLETKSP